DNA from Terriglobales bacterium:
AACCCGCGGATTTGAAGCAGAGTAAAGCAGATCCCTCCGTTTGCCCTCAGTGCGCCCGCCGCGGCGGGCTCATTCGGGCTTGGTCGGGATGACAATAGCGAATGTGGGCGGGGGACGCGAGGCTGAAGCCCCGCTCTTCCACCGGGGTGCCCCGCTGCGCGGGGCTCAGGATGACAAACTGGGAGGAAGGAACTGCTAACTGCCCACGGATGCTCTTGGCCGCCAGGAAATACCCGATTGTCGAGGGCGAGGGGTTCGTTCGGACAAAGACTCGCGGCAGCGACTAAACTTGCAAGGCACTCTCCCATGGGAAGAGTCAGCACCGCGGTGTCGCACGAACTGATGAACACCCTTGATGCAGAGCGTCGCTTCCGACGGATATGACGGCGAGAGAACCTCGGACCCGGAATGCCGAAAAGGGCAAAGGGCCCAACTTCCTGAAGAGATTCTTCGCGATCCTGGGACCCGGATGGATCACCGGGGCGGCCGACGATGATCCGTCGGGAATCTCAACTTATTCCGTTGCTGGAGCCGCCTATGGATATGCCACGCTGTGGATCGCGCTGCTCACGTTTCCCCTGATGGCCGCGATCCAACTGATGTGCGCGCGGCTGGGCATGGTTACGGGACGCGGGCTGGCAGCCGCGGTGCGGATCTACTATCCACGCTGGGTGCTCTGGGGAGCCTGCTCGATCCTGGTGGTGGCCAACGTCATCAACATCGGCGCTGATCTCGGCGGCATGGCGGAGGCGACGCAGCTCATCACGGGGATCCGATTCCTCATCTGGATCCCAGTCTATGCGGTCTTCATCCTGGCGCTGTTGTTCTGGAGTTCTTACAAGCTAATCGCGCGGATCTTCAAGTGGATGACGGTAGTCTTGTTCGCCTATGTGTTCGCCTCGTTTTACGCTCACGTCGATTGGAGGCACACGCTGGTGGTAACGTTCGTGCCCCACTTGGAGTGGTCGCGCGGATTCCTGGCGGTGCTTGTGGCGATTCTGGGGACCACGATCTCTCCCTATCTCTTCTTTTGGCAGGCCGCCGAGGAGGTGGAAGAAGGGCGGACCCAGGGCCGAACGCTCGCCGAGCGCAAGGGCGCGACCGCGGGGGAATTGAGAAGCGCGCGCGCCGACACCATCGTGGGCATGTTTTTTTCGAATCTCATCATGTACTTCATCATTCTGACCACCGCGGCCACCTTACATGCGCACGGGCAAACGGACATCACAACTGCCCGGCAGGCCGCCGAAGCGTTGCGTCCCCTTGCCGGCAACGGGGCCTACCTGCTGTTCACCCTGGGCTTGATCGGAACTGGAATGTTGGGCGTGCCGGTCCTGGTAGGATCCTGCGCGTATGCGGTGACGGAAGGAGCCGCATGGCGCGGCTCCATGGCCGA
Protein-coding regions in this window:
- a CDS encoding divalent metal cation transporter, which encodes MTAREPRTRNAEKGKGPNFLKRFFAILGPGWITGAADDDPSGISTYSVAGAAYGYATLWIALLTFPLMAAIQLMCARLGMVTGRGLAAAVRIYYPRWVLWGACSILVVANVINIGADLGGMAEATQLITGIRFLIWIPVYAVFILALLFWSSYKLIARIFKWMTVVLFAYVFASFYAHVDWRHTLVVTFVPHLEWSRGFLAVLVAILGTTISPYLFFWQAAEEVEEGRTQGRTLAERKGATAGELRSARADTIVGMFFSNLIMYFIILTTAATLHAHGQTDITTARQAAEALRPLAGNGAYLLFTLGLIGTGMLGVPVLVGSCAYAVTEGAAWRGSMADKPRSARKFYAVMAVAMGLGLVLNYLGFNAVKMLFWSAVINGLLAPPLILLVLLLTSSQKVMGKRVNPPLLRYLGWATFGVMTAAAVGMIITS